The following coding sequences are from one Panicum hallii strain FIL2 chromosome 5, PHallii_v3.1, whole genome shotgun sequence window:
- the LOC112894064 gene encoding uncharacterized protein LOC112894064: MATGQRSTPSFFNFLKEGLLLPAQNRRLFAAVFAIIIASTSLLLLGHFLAVEPLVDEISIDTKALNSTDPGSPDFIHLIQEIQVDTRDLLITSAVYLLVALIIGSVIRIIVLFAAVATYSGELHTFASLLGKAKAQLKGPILTLAFVYALEIAYLALVVVMAGLLAFLMIKQYFALLFACALLIIIVSIFVVYFSFICSLSIVVAVAEPGCHGAGAVGRAWRLMKGKLLRAVLFIFVTVVLAAAFTPFYTLAKTCALSNMTSGLLLGLLYTILMAAVQVFAACAMTALYYECKGSTEASATEYIKVSTKEQINV, from the coding sequence ATGGCCACCGGGCAACGCTCGACCCCATCGTTCTTCAACTTCCTGAAAGAAGGCCTGCTCCTCCCTGCCCAGAACCGGAGGCTCTTCGCGGCAGTCTTTGCAATCATCATCGCCTCCACCTCTCTACTCCTTCTCGGCCatttcctcgccgtcgagcCCCTCGTAGACGAGATTAGCATCGACACCAAGGCGCTCAACAGCACCGACCCCGGTAGCCCAGACTTCATTCACCTCATCCAGGAGATACAGGTTGACACCCGGGATCTCTTGATTACCAGCGCTGTCTATCTCCTAGTTGCCCTCATCATTGGATCGGTCATCCGGATCATCGTCCTCTTCGCTGCCGTTGCGACATACTCCGGTGAGCTGCACACCTTTGCGTCGCTCCTCGGCAAAGCGAAGGCGCAGCTGAAAGGCCCAATACTAACTCTCGCCTTCGTCTATGCGCTGGAGATCGCCTACCTCGCGCTTGTTGTGGTCATGGCTGGGCTTCTCGCCTTCCTCATGATCAAGCAATACTTCGCCTTGTTATTCGCATGCGCGCTGCTCATCATCATCGTGTCCATCTTCGTCGTGTACTTCTCCTTCATATGCTCCCTGAGCATCGTCGTGGCGGTCGCTGAGCCCGGCTGCCACGGCGCTGGCGCGGTTGGGCGGGCGTGGCGGCTGATGAAGGGGAAGCTCCTGCGGGCCGTGCTTTTCATCTTCGTGACTGTCGTGCTCGCTGCCGCCTTCACGCCCTTCTACACCCTCGCCAAGACGTGCGCCCTTAGTAACATGACGTCAGGGTTGCTCCTGGGGTTACTGTACACCATCCTGATGGCAGCCGTGCAGGTGTTTGCCGCCTGCGCCATGACCGCGCTCTACTACGAGTGCAAGGGGAGCACCGAGGCCTCGGCCACGGAGTACATCAAAGTGTCTACCAAAGAGCAAATAAATGTTTGA
- the LOC112891897 gene encoding DNA damage-repair/toleration protein DRT102, with amino-acid sequence MAADRRFKIFAAADGFGQPLKDAVVAHLRAHPAVAEVVDLGVDKYYAAAAAVARQVSSSSSSSSCSSSDSAPDAPEVRGVVVCGTGAGVCIFANKYPRVYATHCASPADAVNTRSINACNVLALSGMATPPDAAAAIADAWLATPFRAPCPASGDAPWPEDIQRFFDTAPDEMAAIPEAEGLPDSACAICCLRNGMEFEPVGIMPGGEMRIVRESPTSAYVQFKAGSVEPAHHHTFGHDLVVIKGKKKVWNLTKKESYDLVDGDFLFTPAGDVHRVKYFEDTEFFIRWDGHWDIFLDEDLDTAHSAIDAELGAASDSR; translated from the coding sequence ATGGCTGCCGACCGCCGCTTCAAGATCTTCGCGGCCGCCGACGGCTTCGGACAGCCTCTCAAGGACGCGGTCGTCGCGCACCTCCGCGCGCACCCGGCCGTCGCCGAGGTCGTCGACCTCGGCGTCGACAAGTactacgccgccgccgcagccgtcgcCCGCCaagtctcctcctcctcctcctcctcctcctgctcctcctccgatTCGGCGCCCGATGCCCCCGAGGTTCGAGGAGTCGTCGTCTGCGGCACCGGCGCCGGCGTCTGCATCTTCGCCAACAAGTACCCTCGCGTCTACGCCACCCACTGCGCCTCCCCCGCCGACGCCGTCAACACCCGCTCCATCAACGCCTGCAACGTCCTCGCGCTCTCGGGGATGGCCACGCcgcccgacgccgccgccgccatcgcggACGCCTGGCTCGCCACGCCCTTCCGCGCCCCCTGCCCGGCCTCCGGCGACGCGCCCTGGCCGGAGGACATCCAGCGGTTCTTCGACACCGCGCCGGACGAGATGGCCGCCATCCCCGAGGCCGAGGGCCTCCCAGATTCCGCCTGCGCCATCTGCTGCCTCAGGAACGGGATGGAGTTCGAGCCGGTGGGGATAATGCCCGGGGGCGAGATGCGGATCGTGCGGGAGAGCCCCACCTCGGCGTACGTCCAATTCAAGGCCGGCAGCGTGGAGCCAGCGCACCACCACACCTTTGGCCACGACCTGGTGGTCATCAAGGGCAAGAAGAAGGTCTGGAACCTCACCAAGAAGGAGAGCTACGATCTGGTGGACGGAGATTTCCTCTTCACTCCGGCCGGGGACGTGCACAGGGTGAAGTACTTCGAGGACACAGAGTTCTTCATCCGATGGGATGGGCACTGGGACATCTTCTTAGATGAGGATCTCGACACCGCACACAGTGCGATTGATGCAGAGCTTGGAGCAGCCAGCGACAGCAGGTGA
- the LOC112893560 gene encoding 1-aminocyclopropane-1-carboxylate oxidase homolog 1-like encodes MAATKDYDAAAALAVFHESRTGVRGLVESSATAVPPVFLTAATPSPQSPGTTAFAIPVVDLSLPRSDTAALVRAASRSCGFFHVINHGVPAGVVDSAVSAARAFHEQPRAARSSLYSLEPVGAVAYSTIPNAPEQGAPPLPWRDTLRVRFGPGEAPDLGCLPAACRDALKEYQRSLTEFGKEMAGLLSEALGVGTERLEQAMQVEGWLMVCHYYPPCPEPARVVGSLEHTDPSLFTVLAQDGVGGLQVRRDDGNGGGGEWVDVAPVTGALLVNIGDVLKVVSNDELKSVEHRVVIKSTQDARVSIALFFNPAKRDKSDLFGPLPELVTAEKPARYRSFTVQQFMSSRREHGHSRSSIEQFKVSSSQ; translated from the exons ATGGCCGCAACCAAGGACTACGACGCCGCGGCCGCGCTGGCCGTGTTCCACGAGTCCCGAACCGGCGTCCGCGGGCTCGTCGAGTCCAGCGCCACCGCGGTGCCTCCAGTCTTCCTCACGGCCGCCACGCCGTCGCCGCAGTCCCCGGGGACTACGGCGTTCGCCATCCCGGTCGTTGACCTCTCCCTCCCGCGCTCGGACACCGCGGCGCTCGTCCGCGCCGCGTCACGCTCCTGCGGCTTCTTCCACGTCATCAACCACGGCGTCCCGGCCGGCGTCGTCGACTccgcggtctccgcggccaggGCGTTCCACGAGCAGCCCCGCGCCGCCCGGTCGTCGCTCTACTCCCTCGAGCCGGTCGGGGCCGTCGCCTACTCCACCATCCCCAACGCGCCGGAGCAGGGCGCGCCTCCCCTCCCATGGCGCGACACGCTCCGTGTCCGCTTCGGCCCAGGGGAGGCCCCCGACCTCGGCTGCCTCCCCGCGGCCTGCCGGGACGCGCTGAAGGAGTACCAGCGCTCGTTGACGGAGTTCGGGAAGGAGATGGCCGGGCTGCTATCGGAAGCGCTCGGTGTCGGGACGGAGCGGCTGGAGCAGGCGATGCAGGTGGAAGGCTGGCTCATGGTGTGCCACTACTATCCGCCGTGTCCGGAGCCGGCGCGGGTGGTGGGCAGCCTTGAGCACACCGACCCCAGCTTGTTCACGGTGCTGGCACAGGACGGAGTCGGAGGGCTGCAGGTCCGGCGCGACGACGGCAATGGTGGCGGTGGAGAGTGGGTAGACGTGGCGCCGGTCACCGGCGCGCTTCTGGTCAATATCGGTGACGTGCTCAAG GTGGTTTCCAATGATGAATTAAAGAGCGTGGAGCACAGGGTGGTAATCAAATCCACACAAGATGCCAGGGTCTCCATTGCCCTCTTCTTCAATCCTGCCAAACGTGACAAGTCCGACCTTTTTGGACCTCTCCCGGAGCTGGTGACAGCAGAAAAGCCCGCACGGTACCGGAGTTTCACAGTGCAGCAGTTCATGAGTTCAAGAAGGGAACACGGTCATAGCAGATCGTCCATCGAACAATTCAAGGTGAGCTCGAGTCAATAG